Part of the Pseudarthrobacter sp. L1SW genome, CAAGATATTGCAGAAAAGGAGATGGGACGGGCGGCGAGGGCCTCCTCTGACCAGAACCGGCAATATCCTTCCGGTCCGGGACGGCCGCAAGGCCAATTTGGAAATTCTTGATCCGATCCTCGCCGATCCTTGAGGTGGCCCGTGCACACTGGCTCTCGTAAGGCCTGAAGCGTACAAAAGTAGCAGCTGGGATCTGGGCCCAGCGCGCCAAAGCCCCCAACTCGGTTACGGCCGAAGGTCTCAGTGCTTGGCGGTGTCAGGAAACCGGCACCGCCAAGCACACCATCTTCCAGTATTTACGTAGGATTTCTCTATGAGGATTGCCGTCGCGGGGGGAACCGGTACCGTGGGACGCCACGTTGTAGCCGTAGCGAAGGAGCGCGGCCACGACGTTGTGAGCCTGAGCCGTGCCGAGGGTGTGGACCTGGTGAACGGGCGCGGCCTGGCCCGGGCCCTCGCGGGCATGGACACCGTGATAGACGTCTCCGGCATCCAGACCACCTCCACCAAGCAGGCCGTGGACTTCTTCACCAACGCCACCCAAAACCTGCTGGCAGCGGAAAAGGACGCGGGCGTGCAGCACCACGTGGCGCTCTCCATTGTGGGCATCGACGGCGCCACATCCGGCCTCTACGCGGGGAAGCTGGTGCAGGAGGACGAGGTCCGGCACGGCGGCATCCCGTGGACCCTGCTGCGCTCCACCCAGTTCCACGAGTTCGTGCCGCTGACGGTGAAGATCGGATCTGTGGGCCCGCTGGTGGCCGTTCCAAAAATGGTCACCCAACCCATCGCTGCCCGCGAGGTGGCCGAGGCCCTGGTGGACGCCGCGGAGGCAGGACCCCGGGGACGGATCACCGACCTTGGCGGGCCGCGGACCGAGGAACTCGCAAACCTGGTCCGCACCTATCTCGCCAAGACCGGCGAGCGCAAGAAGGTCCTGGAGGCTGTGCTGCCCGGCCGCATGGGCAAAGCCATGCGCAGCGGTGCGCTGGTCCCGGCGCCTGGTGCCGCCGTCGGACGCCAAACGTTCCAGCAGTGGCTGGAAGCCAGCACCTCCAGCGCCGGATAACCGGCTTTCCCTGACTGCCAACGCACTCCAGTACTCCAAGCAAGTAGTCCCTCCGCCGGGCAGGAAAAGTAGAGTACCTGCTACTCGTGCCCTTCCCCGGCGGTCCCGCTAGATTCAGGGAAAGCCCGCGCAGCGAGGCACGGGCCGGACTG contains:
- a CDS encoding SDR family oxidoreductase; amino-acid sequence: MRIAVAGGTGTVGRHVVAVAKERGHDVVSLSRAEGVDLVNGRGLARALAGMDTVIDVSGIQTTSTKQAVDFFTNATQNLLAAEKDAGVQHHVALSIVGIDGATSGLYAGKLVQEDEVRHGGIPWTLLRSTQFHEFVPLTVKIGSVGPLVAVPKMVTQPIAAREVAEALVDAAEAGPRGRITDLGGPRTEELANLVRTYLAKTGERKKVLEAVLPGRMGKAMRSGALVPAPGAAVGRQTFQQWLEASTSSAG